The window attTGCACCCATTGGCTGCCACCCGGGAATGTTTCATAATTAATTACGAGGACACGTCAACTGACTCAGTAATTGCAGGTTCGCCGAGGGAATTGACTTGCCGCAAGACGTCATGGatcatccttctcttgaAGCCATCTCACGAATCACATGCGATTTAGTTACTCTGTAAGACACGTTCCGTGATATTGTCTGATTTAGACTTTTGCTAACTTCGGGCAGGCAAAACGACCTTTGCTCTTACCGCAAAGATCTCATCCAAGGCGAAGACAGTAACATTATGTTTATCCTCAGGGACCAGGGTATGACGGACCAGGAAGCCGCCGACGAGATCGGCGAGATGCTGTACGACTGCTACAGAAGATGGCACACTGCCATGGCAAACCTTCCGTTTTGGGGCGAGGGTGTTGATCGAGACGTGATCAAGTTTGTCAACGGATGCAGGAATATTGCTCTTGGCAATCTGCATTGGAGGTGTGTATTTTTTCTACCACGTACGATTTACAGTTCACTAACAGTCGCAGTCTGTATACATTCAGGTACCTGGGCGACGAGGGtcctcaagtcaagaagaCTAGAATGATGAggcttccttgagctcgCAGCTTTTTATTTCATGCATTGTTTTAACTGGTGTCTCTGGTTGGTCTGGGTAACAGGGTAACTTCTCGGGTGAGAGGACGATATCGATGGCATTCATCATGGTAGAACGGAGCGTGCAAACGTGTATTGGTTTCATGGGTCGGCGAATATTGGCGTTGAATTGTTTAATGGATTTTGGAACGTGTTTACAGTGTGTTTGTAAATTTTATGGATATTGCAATTGCATACACTCATGCATGTTAAAGAACCGGTCTGAACTTGTGTCGTGATGTGAAATTGCAAGTAACTGTGGATGAAAATTACTACTGATGATGTTCTCAGTTACATTAACCATCATTTAATACAGCAAGCTTATTTCTGTCTGCCTGAGCTTTTACATCTTTCTGTATAATGAATCGAGTGAAGAAAAAATGGAAAGATAAAAATGAAACATCGTTATGTCCGGCGATAATaaatgcaaaaaaagaaaagaatacGACGTGGGCCTGATTCGAACAGACGCCTCCGAAGAGAATAGATTTCTAGTCTATCGCGTTAGACCACTCCGCCACCACGCCTTACGTAATCTGTGATTGTTGAATATTACCGCCATCTTAGGTCCTATATCCAGAACTTTGCTTTGCTAACAGCCAGACTTAGATGCAGACGCTATTGCTCAAACTACCAACCGAAAAAGTACGAGTTGTCATCAATGTACTTTGCTCTAAAGGAGAGCTTGTCTGAGAAATACTAGTAGTGGTGCCAGTGAGGCATCTGGTAAccgttgttgtcgttgaatATCTCGTTGTCATAGTCTTGACATTGAGATTGCAGCTGTTTCTGGTCTGTCCCGTCCCAGCTACCTGCAGCAAAGCTGAGCTGTAGCTGTTTCCCCAATATGGCTAGACTGATACGCCCTGGAACCGCGGCATCCAAATCACCATGTGATGCTCATCGTCAGATGATCCCCTaaccaagaacaaacaaactaTTCACAAAAAGGCATCTCGAGATGAAAAACGGCCAACTAACGTCCAAAAGGCCCGAAAAACGTCCATCACGCCGCAGCCGAAACTTCAATAGACTGCACGAGAAGGACCGATGCGATCGACCAGACTAAACCCGGGAGAGGGCCAAGTATGCGGGGGATTGGGGAACTTACCCcagaaaagagaaggaggataGATTCCATGTCTGGGGTTTTTGTTTCGATTGGTTCAACACTGGCGCCTGCTCTCGGCGTAATTTATATAATAGCGCCAATGAGGGCGGAAGCTCCTGTTTTGCTCAAGTCGTCATTGTTGCCCGAGTCTTGATATATAGCCAGTAGAGGTCCTTCATGATGTCTTGACCAGCCAGATCATTCATCACAGATCAATATACTGCATATCAATCACTGCTATCACCAACATGCTTATCAAAGTCTTGTATGGCCTGGCAGCCAGTGCCGCCCTgtggcaaggccaagtcgTTGCATCACCAAGCAAAGACAACTCACTCGAGCGTTTTATCGACAAACAAGCTGATGTTTCTATCAAGGGCGTCCTTGCCAACATTGGCGCTGATGGGAAAAGGGCACAGGGTGCGGCACCTGGCGCTGTTGTCGCGAGCCCATCAAAAGAAGATCCTGATTGTCAGCAAACATCTTACCTCGTCCTTGTTCATGCACTAATATCATCCTAGATTGGTACACTTGGACGCGTGATTCAGCTTTGACGTACAAGGTCATTGTGGAGAGATTCATCCACGGTGACAAGTCTCTCCAACGAAAGATAGACGAATATGTCTCTGCACAGGCTAAACTACAGGGAACCACAAATCCATCTGGCAGTCCAGAATCAGGCGGTCTCGGCGAGCCAAAGTTCCACGTGAATCTCACTGCTTTCACAGGATCTTGGGGTCGACCTCAGCGCGACGGCCCACCTCTCAGAGCCACCGCTTTGACGCTGTACGCAGAGTGGCTCATTTCCCACGGCGAGCGATCCAAGGCTTTGAACAAGGTCTGGCCAGTCATTGAAAAGGATCTTGCGTATACTACCAAGTTCTGGAATCGTACTGGCTACGATCTCTGGGAAGAGGTCAATGGATCTTCTTTCTTTACGCTTTCGGCTTCGCATCGCACTCTTGTCGAGGGTGCAGCGCTGGCTAAGAAACTCGGAAAGTCCTGCCCCGACTGTGTCACCAACGCTCCTCGCGTTCTGTGCTTCCTCCAGAGTTTCTGGACAGGTGGATACATCGACTCtaacatcaacgtcaaggatGGTCGCAAGGGCCTTGACGTCAACTCCATCCTCTCCTCGATTCACACTTTCGATCCCAACTCCAAGTGCACCGACTCGACCTTCCAGCCTTGCTCACCCAGAGCTCTTGCGAACCACAAGGCCGTCGTCGATTCTTTCAGGTCAATTTATGGCGTTAACAAGAACAGAGGCCAAGGAAAGGCTGCCGCTGTCGGTCGATATAGTGAGGACGTGTACTATGATGGCAACCCCTGGTACCTGGCCActcttgctgctgcggaACAGCTCTACGCCGCGGTCTACCAGTGGAACAAGGTTGGAGCTATCACTGTTGACGATATGTCATTGTCTTTCTTCAAGGATATTGTCCCCAAGATTTCCAAGGGAACTTATTCCAAGAACAGCAAGACATAcaaggagatcatcaagTCAGCCAAGGCTTACGCCGATGGCTTCGTCGCAGTTGTGCAGACATACACTCCCAACGATGGCTCACTAGCTGAGCAATTTGACAAGTCCACTGGAGCTCCCAAGTCCGCTGTCCACCTCACCTGGTCCTACGCCTCATTCGTCAGCGCCACCGAACGTCGCGACGGCATTGTATCCCCCTCATGGGGCGAGAGCAGCGCCAACAAGGTCCCCGCCGTCTgccaagctgctccagcATGTGACACGACCATCACCTTCACTGTCAAGAACGTGCAAGTTACGTCTGGTCAGAAAGTTTACGTGGTTGGTTCCGTGACTGAACTTTCCAACTGGTCACCTGAGGACGGCATTCCGCTTACGGAGGGTACTGAGGGTGTGTGGAGCACAAAGGTTAAGATTCCTTCTGATACAAGCTTTGAGTACAAGTACATCAAGAAGACTAGCAGTGGCGAAGTTACGTGGTTGAGTGATCCCAACAATCGAGCTTTGACGGGTAGCAAGTGTGGGAGTACCAGTACTCTCAATGATGAGTGGAGGTAGTGATTAGTAGCAAGCTGCGTAGTTTACGTATATATATAATAGTCCAAGTCGTCTGGCTTTGACCCAAACATGATTCAAATTGGTATTGTCAGTACAGGAGCGACATAGCTGATACTCACTGATTGACGAGAGAACGTTCTGGAAACGAACGTGACACTTTAGGGGAAACACTTATCTGTGAGGTGTACAAAGTGTGGACTATGGCTTGCTTGTGTAAATGCGCTGTCTGAATGGACCTTCAAACTTTCTGAAGCATAGTCGTGTGACCTATAAGGTTTCTCACATTGATGAAGGTTCATTTTCAGTCACACTCTACAGCCTTGAACAGCCCTATAAGGCGTAGTTTCTGTGGACGCGTACAGAGGTGAAGCCTGATATTTGGCGTTTTCTTTGTGTACAAAGTCCGATGCCAACTCACAAAAGACAGGTTGACTTTAAGaacctcaaggctggtgttcACAGAATTGTTGAGCCGAGGAACTCTAGTATCGCAATGGCCCAAATGATTACAAAGTGCCATCTTTACACGTATTGCCACGCCAAAAACCtagcaagaagcagaaagTCGGGAAAATATGTTATCATAACCTGAGAAAGTCTTGACCTGGTAGGTCAGAGAAGTTGGAACTGCGCAAGTCACGAAACCCTATGATCTTAAAGTGGAGTTTACCTCAACTCTCTACTCAATAACTTTATAGAAATTTCAATGGCTTAGATCTTCCTGACGGACAGCTGTATAAGATATCATAACCGACCCGACTTAGAatcctttccttctttcacCACTAATTAAATTTCTTATCAAATTTCTTATCAAATTTCCTATCACTACCATCACCCATCACAGTTTCGACAAATAGCCCAATATGGCACTCGACATCACAAGTATTCCTAATGCCAAGAATAGCCAGATCTGGGTTATGAGCGCATTGGGGATTGCGATTGGCCTCGCCATGTTTGGGTTCTATACATATAGAGCCTGCAGAAAGGGTAAGTTGCATTTCTTTGTGGAACGTTGGTAGATTGTCTCAAAGAGAGACTGCCGATCACCCTCTTTGTACCAACTCTACCGGTGTCCTTTCCATTCGCAATCCATTGTAAGCCCAAACGTCTTGCATCATTCCACTTGCCTAACGCCATATTCTTATCAGTTTTTGGGTACTCTACTGACCCTGATGCAGAGGTTATCGAATGAGCACCGACTGCCTCACCCCGAAAGCGTACACGATTAAGCAAAACCTCGACTTGTATTTGCCTGAGAAGGATGGAACTACAATGACCACCAGTCTAGATTCCTGCGCTCGTGTCGCAGTCGAGTCACGAGCTTTCTCTCAGGTCATACGTTCACAACAACTTGATACGTCGAGATCCAGCGGGAGGAAGACGACGTGAATGGTCAGCTGATATGGGTTTATACGCATTCTGTTCGGAGTTTTGATGCAATTTCAATGCTATGTTTGTTGCTGCGCGCTGGAGATAACACAGGTATTGAATCAACACTATTGTTC is drawn from Fusarium graminearum PH-1 chromosome 3, whole genome shotgun sequence and contains these coding sequences:
- a CDS encoding glucoamylase precursor — protein: MLIKVLYGLAASAALWQGQVVASPSKDNSLERFIDKQADVSIKGVLANIGADGKRAQGAAPGAVVASPSKEDPDYWYTWTRDSALTYKVIVERFIHGDKSLQRKIDEYVSAQAKLQGTTNPSGSPESGGLGEPKFHVNLTAFTGSWGRPQRDGPPLRATALTLYAEWLISHGERSKALNKVWPVIEKDLAYTTKFWNRTGYDLWEEVNGSSFFTLSASHRTLVEGAALAKKLGKSCPDCVTNAPRVLCFLQSFWTGGYIDSNINVKDGRKGLDVNSILSSIHTFDPNSKCTDSTFQPCSPRALANHKAVVDSFRSIYGVNKNRGQGKAAAVGRYSEDVYYDGNPWYLATLAAAEQLYAAVYQWNKVGAITVDDMSLSFFKDIVPKISKGTYSKNSKTYKEIIKSAKAYADGFVAVVQTYTPNDGSLAEQFDKSTGAPKSAVHLTWSYASFVSATERRDGIVSPSWGESSANKVPAVCQAAPACDTTITFTVKNVQVTSGQKVYVVGSVTELSNWSPEDGIPLTEGTEGVWSTKVKIPSDTSFEYKYIKKTSSGEVTWLSDPNNRALTGSKCGSTSTLNDEWR